Proteins found in one Anas platyrhynchos isolate ZD024472 breed Pekin duck chromosome 18, IASCAAS_PekinDuck_T2T, whole genome shotgun sequence genomic segment:
- the PBX3 gene encoding pre-B-cell leukemia transcription factor 3 isoform X2, whose product MKPALFSVLCEIKEKTGLSIRGAQEEDPPDPQLMRLDNMLLAEGVSGPEKGGGSAAAAAAAAASGGSSDNSIEHSDYRAKLTQIRQIYHTELEKYEQACNEFTTHVMNLLREQSRTRPISPKEIERMVGIIHRKFSSIQMQLKQSTCEAVMILRSRFLDARRKRRNFSKQATEILNEYFYSHLSNPYPSEEAKEELAKKCSITVSQVSNWFGNKRIRYKKNIGKFQEEANLYAAKTAVTAAHAVAAAVQNNQTNSPTTPNSGSSGSFNLPNSGDMFMNMQSLNGDSYQGSQVGANVQSQVDTLRHVINQTGGYNDGLGGNSLYSPHNLNANGGWQDATTPSSVTSPTEGPGSVHSDTSN is encoded by the exons GTTTGAGCATCCGAGGAGCCCAGGAGGAAGACCCTCCCGATCCCCAGCTAATGAGACTAGACAATATGCTTCTGGCAGAAGGAGTCTCAGGTCCGGAGAAAGGTGGGGGAtcggcagcagcagctgcagccgcAGCAGCCTCTGGAGGGTCTTCAGATAACTCTATTGAACACTCAGATTACAGAGCCAAATTGACCCAGATCAGACAAATCTATCACACAGAGCTGGAGAAATATGAACAG gcatgTAATGAGTTTACCACACATGTGATGAACCTTCTCAGAGAACAGAGTCGGACACGTCCCATTTCTCCCAAGGAGATTGAAAGGATGGTGGGCATCATTCATCGAAAATTCAGCTCCATCCAGATGCAGCTCAAACAAAGTACTTGTGAAGCTGTCAtgattttaaggtcaaggttcCTTGATGCCAG GCGGAAAAGGCGCAACTTCAGTAAACAAGCCACAGAAATCTTGAATGAGTATTTTTACTCCCACCTCAGTAACCCTTACCCCAGTGAAGAAGCCAAAGAAGAGCTGGCAAAGAAATGCAGCATCACAGTATCGCAG GTGTCCAACTGGTTTGGAAATAAGAGAATCAGGTACAAGAAGAACATTGGGAAGTTCCAGGAAGAAGCCAACCTCTACGCGGCAAAGACGGCTGTGACTGCAGCGCACGCCGTGGCCGCGGCCGTCCAGAACAACCAGACAAACTCCCCCACCACACCAAACTCTG GTTCTTCTGGTTCTTTTAACCTCCCAAATTCTGGGGACATGTTCATGAACATGCAGAGTCTGAATGGGGATTCTTACCAGGGGTCCCAAGTCGGAGCCAATGTGCAGTCACAG GTGGATACCCTGCGTCATGTTATCAATCAGACGGGAGGATACAATGATGGCTTGGGAGGAAATTCACTGTACAGTCCACATAATTTAAAT gCTAATGGAGGCTGGCAGGACGCAACTACTCCATCTTCTGTGACTTCCCCTACAGAAGGGCCGGGAAGTGTGCACTCTGATACCTCTAACTAA